GAATGATGTTGACCGGCCGGCCCCGCCTGAATTTAAGCGATGGAAGCTGCGCCAGTACGGGCGGCCCCAGGCCTTGCAGGTCATGCGGGCTGTAGATCAGCGGGCGAGTCAGGTGACGCAGCAAGGCGAGGCTGCCCGTGAGCAGGGCCGCCAACACCGCCGCGATCAGGCCGCTGCGGGGCGGGTTGGGTTCGACCGGGTCACGCGGGGTCACCGGCGCCGAGACGATGGACAGCGAATCTCCCACCGAGGACCGCAGGCTGATCATGTGGGTGAGGGCCTGGCGGACCTCCGCCTGCGACTGCCGCAGCCGTTCGAGTTCGGGACTGTTGCGCGGCGTCGCCGCAACCTGCGCCGAAACCGCGTCGTACTGCTGCTGCAAGATGTTCTGAGCCCGAATCACGTCCTGACGGGCGCGGGCCTGGTCCCAGGCCAGCACCGCCGCGACCCCGAAGGACGTCAGGATCCGGGCGGCGTCCGGAGTCTCGGCCAGGCCCCGGATTTCGTAGACGCCGCCGTTTTCCGACTCGACCGGTGCCCGGACACTGAAGCGTTTGAATTGGCCCTCGGTCAGTTCCGCTTCCAGATCGGACGCTATCTTCCTGACATAGCTGTCCGGCAGGCTCGACCTCTTGAGGCGCGCGATGACATCACTCACGACCTTCTGGCTGCGGATGGCCTGCTCGAGTGCGCCGGGAGGCAAGACGGGAGGCGCGGCCAGCGTATCGGCGACCAGCGCGTTGGCATAGGTATTGTTGCCGGTCATCAGCGAGGCGCTGGCCGAATACATGGCCGGCTGCCGCGCCGCCCAGGCGTAGGCCCCTCCCCCCACCAGCAGGGTGGCCGCCAGAATTGCCGGTGCAGACCGGCGCAGGACCCGCAGCAGGTCCCGCAGGTCCATCTCTTCAGGCAAG
This genomic window from Deinococcus reticulitermitis contains:
- a CDS encoding tyrosine-protein kinase domain-containing protein, which codes for MKKTSQAILPEEMDLRDLLRVLRRSAPAILAATLLVGGGAYAWAARQPAMYSASASLMTGNNTYANALVADTLAAPPVLPPGALEQAIRSQKVVSDVIARLKRSSLPDSYVRKIASDLEAELTEGQFKRFSVRAPVESENGGVYEIRGLAETPDAARILTSFGVAAVLAWDQARARQDVIRAQNILQQQYDAVSAQVAATPRNSPELERLRQSQAEVRQALTHMISLRSSVGDSLSIVSAPVTPRDPVEPNPPRSGLIAAVLAALLTGSLALLRHLTRPLIYSPHDLQGLGPPVLAQLPSLKFRRGRPVNIIQAGRTGGWSKGISFLGLNLLAAANHRSPARIVVSGISGGEGASSVTAALADSLGKRGYRVLVLETEWQQPSQLAIFSPAGESRPAQADGGASPAEAQAQDAVPETPNGRVVHLSPNVDLLSAEQVASALQQRRQTEGGTVNLSFQALMTHWSHHYDVLLIDAPPLGRVPDGAALAARCDGVMLVVQSGQTAFEAVSDVVQNAALAHAPVLGFVINHAAVPRLATVPSVTSALPGGGLPHAEAVAGAYEGQGRTSVALPSRLDTLKRE